A segment of the Manihot esculenta cultivar AM560-2 chromosome 13, M.esculenta_v8, whole genome shotgun sequence genome:
aaactcaaagaggcaagcagatgaaagcatgataaaggttagACCTACTCATCACATAGAATTTGACTTATAGTTAAAGCAAGGGTTACGCAATCGGAAAGAGACGACAAGGGTACCTCGGATCTATActgagctgagagcttagagtccaactcatcagaagccgagctcataggtcggattagtccagctcggacaacgtgacttgagagctcggccaGATAAAGGAGACTCATAGCTCATTTCACTAAGTAAAGACAGAACTCTTAGGTCGGtaagtccagctcggacaacatgacctaagaGCTCGGTCAGTTAAAGAAGACCcagagctcatttcactaagcaaaAGATAGAGCTCTCAGGTCGGATggtccagctcggacaacacGACACGAGAGCCCGGCCGaatgaaggagactcaaagcttaACTCATCGAAATGAAGACCAAACTCACAGGTCGGCCAGACAGTCCAGTTTGGAAATACGAGAGCCCAGTTGGCTAAATGGATCCGAAGTCCGGCTCACGAGTACAGTtagttcagctcggaaaaaacaAATTTCAGTAAAAGCTACGAAGAAAAGCAGTTTCAGTACTCCATCCATGGTAGAGAAAGAACAACTCAAGTATGAACGAAAacgagaacttcattaaaagaaaagcacattacagcacgttacaaaggcctacactacgggacgaaagactatccttaaaggatttacatagccacatgcatcatcatcaacaattacatcgttatcacctatcctactacttcggccttcggttcggagaaactctcgcagctcgatatgtgagtttggcagaaaGAGCTGCAGAAAGCCAAGAAGTTAATCCTCATAAGCGTTTCCCGTGGATCCTCTGTAGGTCggcattcggttgcccaagtgtgataCGCGTGACAAACTCACATGTCATATGCTGTGTGTATATCACGCATAAAAAAACACGGGCTTCAGATTACGACCTCAGAAGGATCGCCGGGCTAACATGTGAAGGTACCAGCAGAAGCTTGGCTGAGTGTAGCAGATCTCAGTCTcgcgtaatactggtacttcacatcgaAGAGACTAATAATACTGGTGCTTCACATCAAAGAAAACAACAAACCGAGCACTTGAGCCCCTTCCATTTATACCCAAAGAAGACAGCAACGGGGGAGgtcggccagacgacctgggtaaaacagtttcagcagcttgccgaatggtcccaccTTTCGACTGCCATACCAGAAGGATCTTCAATACACCACCCAgacgccttagaggtaacatcaaatcttcaagaattttgaactgacccatttttatctcaggaactgcaaaaatttcaaaacatggacaagtcagaaacagttctcTCTTAAAATGATAAGAGCAAAATCAAAGCAAACCTCTGAGACACAAGGCaatctgtttgaagaaggcgtcgaaTAGACCTACCACAGATGAAGCAAGAATTTCTCGCTTCAACAGAAGGttcaagaatgaagaaaagttagcGCTGATATATACTTGGAGCCTGAGGACTCAGCACGGGGCAAAGctacactagactctaagctagTGATGTCAgatttttaaaagatattcacggaaaaggaaagaaaggagatgtccagataatgatgacaggaAAGCAAAGGCGGCGGAGGACaagaagaatagagaaaagacagaaagaggaaagagcataTAGAgttcagaaactgcgcaacgactgaaagatgaaaggatgttattaaggcacctgaacccgaacagacgcggtcataatggttcttgatattcaccccctcggcagttggggCAATAACTACCGaaaaggtgaaggggcaattgatgacctctGGATTTCCCTCACtccggaccaggggcttgaccacaacCTAAGGCCCATGGCGTAGGGGCACACACACTTgatatacataacaagcctggaTCATCCAACCTTCAAGACCGGGCTCGATCCATCTTCCTCACTGAAGCCGGCCCGGCCCACACGACGCAGGCCTTttccactcaggcttagcgcccggcccaactctcagtccagcccaggatccagaataatattcaccagacagcctggcagatccgctcgaacgtacgcacgaggagaatcagaggccgttatgcatggagcaggcggctgataccctagtacttccgaatccgcatggcagagacgcgtggcccaatcctggagagacctttacacgtcaccagcaagcaagacaatgtataaaagaggagtcccctcctcagaaagtttagGCCTTATTCTGTAACAAAAAACCCTggaaaaaccctattctatacAAAAAACTCTggaaaaaccctattctattggatctcagatcatcaaaaagtataaattaaaaattaataaaatactaaattaaataaataattttagattttaatcaaaattaatttaaattaatagataaaatcatgataaattttaaatatttgatttgattatttaACATTGAAAGTTAAGATATAAGATAAAAAcgtttaaattatttgaatttttagaaaatataaacCTTACGTGTCTTATAAAATGTGGCAAGGTCCCTTATTTGTTAAaacatcaaaattttaatttataaaatagtgCGTAGGTAAGGTACATTTTACCGCATCTTAAAACCCTAATACACATTGGCTTGGGAGTCCAAGGAATCCCAACACCGCAATGGATCACTTCGTCATGCTTCCTTCTGGATAAGCTCTTCAGAGTTGCCCCTTCTTGAATTCTGTAATCAAGAACCTAATCAGCCCCTAAACTCTTTACAAATTCTATGCAGCATACCTGCACCACCCGAGGTTTAAGTCACCAGAACATTTTCTCGTTTGCCTCTCCGATAACGCTTTGATTCCAACAGAATGATGCGATGGAGTTTTCACCTTCACTTAGCTCCATCCTATCAAAACTGTCCTTTGAAGTACAACCAAAGCCATGAAAACAAACAAAGACAAATTAGAACAATTCCCCATCACTTGCACAAGcacaaaataaagagaaatacatAAACGCCTCAGATCAATGTTCTTGAATCCGCATGGCCCAGATGCACAGCATGTATAGTAGTAACATTTTTAACAATTTAAGGACAAAACACTTATCTAAGGCTCCACAATGATCTTCCCAGTAGCACGGCCACTAATACTCTTAGCCCAAGCATCTTCAGCGTTGCTCAAGGGATGCTGCGAGTCTATAACTGGCTTAAGCTTCCCTTCCTTTACCAGTTTAACAAGATACTCCAGGTTCTCAGTCTTGGGAGACAAGAGCAGGGGTATCAGCTGCTTCTTCGAGCAGGTAACTTTCTTTACAGCAAACTTCAGCATGGTATTAGCGCCAGGAGTGATGTCTATAACCTTGCCATTTTCACTCAAATTAGGGTGAAAGGTACTCCACAGAATCCCAGTAGCGCAATGGATCACTGCATCATACTTCCGTCCAGATGGGCTCTTTAGAGCTGCCCCTTCAGGAGTCCTGTAATCAAGAACCTCATCAGCCCCTAAACTCTTTACAAACTCAATGTTACGGGCTCCACAAGTGGCTGTCACATGTGTGTTTCCAAGCTTTGCTAGCTGAACTGCCAAGTGACCCACTCCACCTGAGGCAGCAGTTATCAGAATGTTTGCCTGCATGTCGCTGCCATCAAGCTTGATCCCAGCAGGCTGAGTGAGAGCCTGATAGGCTGTAAGCCCAGCAACTGGTAAGGCCGCCCCTTCTACTGCTGAAACTTCAGGTGGCCTTGCAACTGTCAAGCTCTCCTTAGCCACTGCAAACTCGGCTAGTCCACCTCCAACCTGCGGTTAGTGTTAGATAACATAAATAATTACAGAAGAAAGATTGAAACAGGTAAAAAGTAAATTAGTATAGTGTATATAATAGGTTAAATATCAAATCGAGGCAACTGTGCCTTCAGTTTAGCCAAATAGTTGATGAACAAAAGTAACTAACATCTAAtgcaaatttataataataaaatttcaattaaatttcacTATCAGCAAAACTTAAATACCATGAATCAATCAATGATTAAGCACTTACAGCAACGCTAATTTTAGCCACAACTTTATCACCAATTTTGAAGTTTCTTACTCCAGGTCCAACCTCCAAAACTTCTCCTGCCACATCAGTACCTATTGCaacaacaaaaagaaaaaattaagggGAAAAGCCctcaatttaattgaaaaaataatttatagtccAGCGGCTAAAAGATTTCCAAAAATAGTTATAGCCACGTACCCAAGCTGAACCAAACAACCCTCTAAATTACAGTCATGTTAACATTATTGAGAAGAATCTGCTAGCCTTCAGAATCTAAAAAGAGGGATTCTCATGGGTTATACCTGGAATATGAGGTATTTTACGAGGCAAAAAAGGCCGCAACAAACCCTTTTGAACTTTCCAATCAATTGGATTTATACTTGTTGCTTCTAATTTCAGCAAAATTTCATCCTTCCGTGGAGTTGGGACTGGAACTTCGACATGCTGCAACAACCAAAAATTTTCTGCTCCATCAAACCACTTTAAACCATTTTCAGTGGATCCATAAGTAATTCAAGTTAATGAATTTAACAAAAgttaccaaaaaaaaaactaagttGAATTAAATTCCACATAATTTCTTGTTTAGTTTACATTcagaattgaaatttatttgcaCTCAATTCATATATTATTCTCAAGAGTAAagtgtatatgtatgtttatatataattacatatatagttttaattacagaaaaaatttgagtttttttttttttttttttttttttataactaaagGTATCTCCAAATTTATTGACTGAATTATGTCTTCcagtgataatttattttatgtatttttatgtATGAGAATCAAATTCTCGACTTCACTTAAAGGAGAAAGGTATTGAATCATTCATCTCAACCCACCTTGATATACGAGAGTTATAGATATTCAATAGttagtttaaattaaatttgaatccaaactattttcataattataacaTATTCGTAGTTAGTTTTATAATCAAATTCAATCAAACTAAATCATGTCTTTCCGATAATTTATTTGAGACTCCTCTGATAATTATGGGTATTCAAGGATTAATTTGGATCAAATTTGAATGCAAACTATCTTCATCCATTATAATACATTCATTAGTTAGTTTTATAATCAAATTTAAtccaaattatattttttttattagttaattcaaACAATTTACTAGCTCCATATTCCATCTACCTATTAAAgttaatttactaattaatgatatactaattataaaatatgatgAAAAATCattactaatataataaaagtataattgaaaaatatatattaaaaaatattataaaaattaaataaaaataaaataattaaatttagatattatatttcaaataataataaagaaaaaaatatctaattaattttataaattatatacttttaaatcttgtaaactaaaaaaaacttaatttcaaaataaaaattataactttaattttaatttataaaaatttaaaaaattctaatttttccatctctatgattttttttattaaaaggaCAAAAACGAGCTatctgattttttattttacttttattttattattttttacatataaaatattaaaatttaaaaaataaataaattaatttataaatgtaaaacttattaataattatactaTTTAAGGaaccatttataaaaatatataaattaatttcaattaaaaatataaaattattttattaattaaataaaatttaatgactaaatttaaaaatatatgaattaaaatataattttcattgaatatcaaaaataaattataaatttttaataatatttattagtatttaataaaaaatttcactttATGACAAGTATAAAAGTATATGACCTTTTATTATACCAATTAAAGTATATACTCTACTTGAAAACGGACtaaattataagataatttttttaaaattataaaaaaatatcctaaaattttattataggtattttaattcatcaaatatTATTAGTAACTTTTGTGAAATtgttttcaaattcaaattttattatacaaaatataaaatttaattcaattaaattttataaaattttaagaattgaaATTAAACCATGTAACTGTTTCAATGCCAAATAGAAGAATAATAATCCGCTAATGCTAAGTAATACAAGTCAAATTCAAATAAGAAATGACCTTCAAACCAGCGGCTCCTCCACCATACTTATTATATTGAACGGCGCGCATTAGCTTCCCCGCCATATCCAGAAGAAGCGAAGCCGTGTGGACAGAAAAACAAGCGTTTGCAGGAAAACAAGTGAGAGAAGAAAAGTAGTAGCAGATGGGCGTTGTCGGGGGATTTTATTAAAATGGTGTAAAAAAATGTTATAGTGGTGATCGGCGGAAATGGCTTCCACTGATTAAACACGCagaagtcttttttttttttttttttttctaaattatgagTGATGTCTGGCAGAGGAATCTGTCAGCCATCAATAAGGCTACCGCTGGAAGCCATGGttaccttttttttatttttttatgtgattgatggCTGGCAGAAATTAAAGGTTTTTAAATTCTGCCAGCCATCAATTAAagggatttttttaaaattattttttaattattatcatataaaattttattaataatataattattaattattatttaaaaatttataatttaatctttaattattatgagtctatttttatatttttaaaaatatattaaaatattttttttctattaattaagtaattttttattatctttttcattaaaaatagataaataataataaaaaaatttttaaatctaattttattCTCAAATAAATTCCTTATTTAGTTCTCgcatattactattattaataagtcagttcttatattttcagaaatctattaaaacgttcttatcttttctcatagatattaaaatgtccttatttttttatatttattaaaatattcttttttttgaaatatctattaaaatatttttatcatttttttcaatcaacgaaatagtctctcATCCTTCTTATTGTCCTCCTCTTTAAACAAAAAAGATTACGATgaaggagaaaaaaaagaaaaaaaattacgataaaagagaaaaaaaaagagaaaaagaagaaggaggaggagaagaagaagatgatgatgaagaaaaagaatttcctcctcctctttgaagaagaagaaaaaaagaagaggaggagaagaagaatctcaagaatcaaagaagaacaggaaaaaaacaaacaaaaaaagaagaggagaaggaggaagaaTGAAGAAGaacgaggaggaggaggaaaaaaatggaataatttagttttttgctatacttttaacaataaaaataaatgaaaaaactatttcgttgataaaaaaaaataaaaatattttaatagatttttaaaaatatagaaactgacttgttaatccataaattaaattgtaaatctctctTATTATTTCTTAAGCAACTAATCAACGATAAAAGtgtaacttaaaaaattattatgattgttatcattattatatagaatttatttaattatattatttaatataatttttataataaaagtatatttttataattattatttacaatatactttattaaaaaaaggtaaatgaaaaaaaaaagtttatttcCCCAAAGAGAGGATATTCATTGCAGCCACTGAAGAGCCAGAGAAGAAATTACAAAAGTTCATTTGCGCCAAAGGATTATCTAAAAAGGAAGCATCCAACAAGCTCTTTCTAGCTAAACCATGAGCTGCTGAGTTTCTAGACCTGTTAGCATGAATGAAAACAACTGAAAaatgagaagaaaataaaacattaatgtCCTAAACAATTCCttgaatgaaaagaaaggaTGAAGATCCTTGAATGGCTTGAATAACAGATAGTGAATCCCCTTTAAAGATCACCCGGCTGCAGCCTCTTTCTTTTACTAGGATAACAGCTTCTCTACAAGCCATGCCTTCAAGAATTAAAGGATCAACAATGCCCTGAACATGCTTACCGATCCATCCATGAGGCTGCCCTTGGCTATCACGAGCTACAGCTGCAATGGCACCAAAATTGGATTTGGTATTGACCACAccattgaaattaattttcataCAACCATGGGGTGGAGGACACCAGGCCAGCTGCTGAGATCTGATGGGTTGCCATTTGAGGATGTGATGTCACCTCCAAAAGTACAAATAAATTCCTCCCAAGAGTAAATGGTCAAAGTGATAAGGAATAAGATGATCTCTGAAGACAAAATTATTTCTACTTTTCCAAATATTCTATAAAAAGGAAAGCCATCAAAACTACCAAATTGTTGTTATCTTGGGAATCAACAAAGGTTATTATTGCTACTTCCTTCATGTTTCAATCCATGATAATTTCATATTCCATATTCTTACTTTGAAAACAAAATTCCAGTGATGTTGTAAATATTTTCAAAGATTCATTGCTTACAGGTGTTGATTTATTGCTTCAATTTCATACCTGTAACGTGTTTGATGAAATGTTCCTCTTTGTTTCATATTACAAAATTGGCATGAGATACTTTAATGGAGACGAAGAACTGCAATCCAGAATGCCTGGAAGGTGATCGATGAAAGGCTTCTTTATTTTCATGGTATAAAGTTAAGTATGAAATATTGTAATGGATATTATGGCTGAAATATTTTCAGGCTCTTAAATTTTatgcactttatttttttataaaaattaataaataataattattttagttaaatttttttattaatttttaaattatactatttttaatataaaatgaatatgttaattgaaaaaataaaattattattaataatatattatttgaactAAATATTAGATATCTTTTGtattctcatttaaaaaataaataattaaagtgagttatattgataataaaataaaataaaataaaattataatagttaatttatctattaaataaaaaataaaattttaaaatattttaaaaaaataaaaatagataaaaattatagaatagaaagtgtatatttttaatttaataaatatatttatagtttttatatgtaatttcactttattttgaatatgaaaactatatttttttattaatatattaattaaataaattattaatataattttgtaGATGTCTCTAATTATTTTCTAGCAGATAATAACGACAGGAGATATCTTCAATTATTGCTggtcccatttcaaaaaaaaaaaaaaaaaaattattgctgGTCCTACcaataagttaaaaaataaataagaagaattaaaaaacaaaagcctaccatgaaaaagaaagataatGGAAATCTTAATGAGATTGAGACACCTACCCCATCACAGCCCATGCAATGTAATACATTATCATTttggaaataataataataaataaataaatagcaaattttataaacaattataattatatttataaaaactatttatatagattatataaacttaaatgTTAATAAAGGGATTTCTATATTTATGtaccaatttaatttttttgaatgaatttatattttaaattttgttgaaatataaaaaaaaatttaataaaagaacATAGAGTTTGGATAgtaatgatattttttaaatattttgttgttgctttttataatttaattcattaaattttt
Coding sequences within it:
- the LOC122721536 gene encoding chloroplast envelope quinone oxidoreductase homolog, with amino-acid sequence MAGKLMRAVQYNKYGGGAAGLKHVEVPVPTPRKDEILLKLEATSINPIDWKVQKGLLRPFLPRKIPHIPGTDVAGEVLEVGPGVRNFKIGDKVVAKISVAVGGGLAEFAVAKESLTVARPPEVSAVEGAALPVAGLTAYQALTQPAGIKLDGSDMQANILITAASGGVGHLAVQLAKLGNTHVTATCGARNIEFVKSLGADEVLDYRTPEGAALKSPSGRKYDAVIHCATGILWSTFHPNLSENGKVIDITPGANTMLKFAVKKVTCSKKQLIPLLLSPKTENLEYLVKLVKEGKLKPVIDSQHPLSNAEDAWAKSISGRATGKIIVEP